One Serpentinicella alkaliphila DNA segment encodes these proteins:
- a CDS encoding Na+/H+ antiporter NhaC family protein produces MIINKRKGSPWALLPLAVFLVVYLVTSIVLGDFYKMPVSVAFLISSIVAICMNKNESISNKAEIFCKGAGNVNIILMCVIFILAGAFAQVAKEMGAVDSTVNLGLSILPSNILIAGIFIIGCFISLSIGTSVGTIVALAPMAVGIAEKTGSPMGLALGAVVSGAMFGDNLSQ; encoded by the coding sequence ATGATTATTAATAAAAGAAAAGGTAGTCCATGGGCATTACTACCATTAGCAGTCTTTCTGGTAGTATATCTTGTCACTTCAATTGTTTTAGGGGATTTCTATAAGATGCCAGTAAGCGTAGCTTTCTTAATTTCAAGCATTGTGGCAATCTGTATGAATAAAAATGAAAGCATAAGTAATAAAGCGGAAATTTTTTGTAAAGGTGCTGGAAATGTAAATATAATTTTAATGTGTGTTATTTTCATATTAGCAGGAGCTTTCGCACAAGTAGCCAAGGAGATGGGAGCTGTAGATTCTACAGTAAACTTAGGATTAAGTATTTTGCCAAGCAATATTTTAATTGCGGGTATATTTATTATAGGTTGCTTTATATCTTTATCAATAGGGACTTCTGTAGGTACTATTGTGGCTTTAGCACCAATGGCAGTAGGAATAGCTGAAAAAACTGGAAGTCCTATGGGATTAGCTTTGGGTGCTGTTGTTAGTGGTGCTATGTTTGGTGATAACTTATCTCAATGA
- a CDS encoding Na+/H+ antiporter NhaC family protein: MISDTTIAAARTQGCNMTDKFKMNFRIVVPAAIITTIIFALINAGNTIVLEGNYEYSIIKVLTYVAVLIGALLGVNVMVVLVGGTLLAGGIGIFTNAFDIWGFVQAIEKGIMGMSEIIIISLLIGGIVEIIKFNGGIEFLLNYIKKSIKSKKGAEFGIGILVTLVNMCTANNTIAIVTAGPIAKDIADEYGIDPRRSASLLDTFSCFCQGLIPYGAQLLVAASIAGISSLDIMKFLYYPYLMGICVLLAIIFGIPSMKNVYAK; this comes from the coding sequence ATGATTTCAGATACAACCATTGCAGCAGCAAGAACACAAGGTTGTAACATGACAGATAAGTTTAAAATGAACTTTAGGATTGTTGTACCAGCAGCTATCATTACGACTATTATTTTTGCATTAATAAATGCTGGTAATACAATAGTATTAGAGGGGAATTATGAATATAGCATTATTAAAGTATTAACTTATGTTGCGGTCTTAATTGGGGCGCTTCTTGGGGTCAATGTTATGGTTGTTTTAGTTGGTGGTACACTTTTAGCCGGTGGAATAGGTATTTTTACAAATGCCTTTGATATTTGGGGATTTGTACAAGCTATAGAAAAAGGCATAATGGGTATGTCAGAAATAATAATTATTTCTCTGCTAATTGGGGGAATAGTTGAAATTATAAAATTTAATGGGGGAATAGAGTTTTTATTGAACTATATTAAAAAAAGTATCAAGAGCAAAAAAGGAGCAGAATTCGGTATTGGTATTTTGGTAACTTTAGTAAATATGTGCACGGCTAATAATACTATAGCTATTGTAACTGCTGGGCCTATTGCAAAAGATATTGCTGATGAGTATGGTATAGATCCTAGAAGGTCAGCAAGTTTACTCGATACTTTTTCTTGTTTCTGTCAAGGTTTAATTCCGTATGGAGCACAGCTTCTTGTTGCAGCTAGCATAGCAGGTATATCAAGTCTGGATATTATGAAGTTTCTATATTATCCATATTTAATGGGTATATGTGTACTATTGGCGATTATATTCGGTATACCAAGTATGAAAAATGTATACGCAAAGTAA
- a CDS encoding 3-deoxy-7-phosphoheptulonate synthase: protein MTNMSMIFKRRIPTSEEIMEQIPIPEHIKAIKETRDRDIRNVFENKDDRFVLIIGPCSADNEDSVCEYIGKLAKVQEQVKDSILIVPRIYTNKPRTTGEGYKGMAHQPDPTKTPDLFEGIKAIRKMHIRALSEFHMPAADEMLYPENYIYLSDLLGYIAIGARSVENQGHRLAVSGVDVPTGMKNPTSGDLTVMLNSIIAAQQSHTFTYSGWEVETTGNKLTHAILRGAVDSNGRNIPNYHYEDLIRAATEYEKLQLCNTAMIVDVNHANSMKCYYEQPRIAKEVLSSRNYDPLLKKMIKGLMIESYLIEGKQDVNENIYGKSITDGCIGWDTTERLIYGIAEKL, encoded by the coding sequence ATAACAAACATGAGCATGATATTCAAGCGAAGAATTCCTACTTCTGAAGAAATAATGGAGCAAATTCCTATACCGGAACATATAAAAGCTATTAAGGAAACAAGAGATAGAGATATAAGAAATGTTTTTGAAAACAAAGATGATAGATTTGTTCTTATTATTGGACCATGCTCAGCAGATAATGAAGATTCTGTATGTGAATACATCGGTAAGCTGGCAAAGGTGCAAGAACAAGTAAAAGATTCAATTTTGATTGTACCTAGAATTTATACTAACAAACCTAGAACTACTGGTGAAGGATATAAGGGGATGGCACATCAACCGGACCCAACTAAAACCCCGGATTTATTTGAAGGAATTAAAGCAATTAGAAAAATGCATATAAGGGCTTTAAGTGAATTTCATATGCCTGCGGCAGATGAAATGTTATATCCAGAAAATTATATTTATTTGTCGGATTTATTAGGGTATATTGCTATAGGTGCACGTTCTGTTGAAAATCAGGGACATAGGTTGGCCGTCAGTGGTGTGGATGTACCTACTGGTATGAAAAATCCTACAAGTGGAGATTTGACAGTGATGTTAAATTCTATAATAGCAGCTCAACAATCACATACTTTTACCTATTCAGGATGGGAAGTTGAAACTACTGGGAATAAGCTAACTCATGCTATATTAAGAGGTGCTGTAGATTCAAATGGAAGAAATATACCGAATTATCACTATGAAGATTTAATTAGGGCTGCAACAGAATATGAAAAATTACAGCTTTGCAATACAGCAATGATAGTAGATGTAAATCATGCAAATTCAATGAAATGCTATTATGAACAACCACGAATTGCAAAGGAAGTACTATCTAGTAGAAACTATGACCCACTATTGAAGAAAATGATAAAAGGATTAATGATAGAAAGCTATTTAATAGAGGGTAAACAAGATGTAAACGAAAATATATATGGAAAGTCTATAACAGATGGGTGTATAGGTTGGGATACAACAGAAAGGTTAATATATGGTATTGCTGAGAAACTTTAA
- a CDS encoding PadR family transcriptional regulator, which yields MQEQILRKFFLGFIQIHILHHAKKCPFYGVWMIDELKEHGYDMSPGTLYPLLHNMESKGLLERQDKTVEGKIRKYYTITPLGSEILEEAKKKAYELFKEIKD from the coding sequence TTGCAAGAGCAAATATTAAGAAAATTTTTCCTTGGTTTTATACAAATCCATATACTTCATCACGCTAAGAAATGTCCCTTTTACGGTGTATGGATGATTGATGAACTTAAAGAACATGGATACGATATGAGCCCTGGAACACTCTATCCTTTACTTCATAATATGGAGTCTAAAGGACTATTAGAAAGACAAGATAAAACAGTAGAAGGTAAAATTAGAAAATACTATACAATAACACCACTGGGTAGTGAAATTTTGGAGGAAGCAAAAAAGAAAGCATATGAATTATTTAAAGAGATAAAGGACTGA
- the chrA gene encoding chromate efflux transporter translates to MIKKKYKDSIKWSTFLKDVFICSLGAYGGPEAHYGVFTDQLVTKKEYIHEEELVELIALCSILPGPTSTQTIVSIGYKMGGPLLALLTMLVWALPVLTLMGLLSFLYEFLESMNISQAGLRYIGPMAVGFIVVAAYRIGSKVVTDNITGFLLILGCLTTYFIREPWVFPLILVFGGLVSVITTKEDKLWNGVKLNPPWAYLITFVIFTLGSIVLSVILDNHIIRLFESFYRYGYLVFGGGQVVVPVMYSELVEVNRFMTNQEFLTGYGLVQGLPGPMFSFSAYAGGMASRGGSYLTQILGAITGGIGIFLPGLLLIYFIYPIWENLKKIKGIKISLRGINAVAGGLITVAAIILMQKSGFFIDNILITLITILLLLTKKIPAPLIVLLVLVAGYIV, encoded by the coding sequence ATGATTAAAAAAAAGTACAAAGATAGTATAAAATGGAGTACATTCTTAAAAGATGTATTTATTTGTTCACTTGGGGCCTATGGTGGGCCTGAAGCTCACTATGGAGTTTTTACTGATCAATTAGTAACAAAGAAAGAATATATACACGAAGAAGAACTTGTAGAACTTATAGCCCTTTGTAGTATATTACCTGGGCCTACAAGTACCCAAACGATTGTATCAATTGGATATAAAATGGGTGGACCATTATTAGCACTATTAACAATGTTAGTATGGGCACTTCCTGTACTAACTCTTATGGGGCTATTATCGTTTTTATATGAATTTCTAGAGAGTATGAATATATCGCAAGCGGGTCTACGTTATATAGGTCCTATGGCAGTAGGATTTATAGTAGTAGCCGCATATAGAATAGGAAGTAAAGTAGTAACTGATAATATTACAGGGTTTTTATTAATTTTAGGTTGTTTAACAACTTATTTTATTAGAGAACCTTGGGTTTTTCCATTAATACTTGTTTTTGGTGGACTGGTAAGTGTAATTACCACTAAAGAAGATAAGCTATGGAATGGGGTAAAATTAAACCCACCATGGGCGTATTTAATTACATTTGTGATTTTTACTTTAGGAAGTATTGTACTTTCAGTAATTCTAGACAATCATATTATTCGCTTATTCGAAAGTTTCTATCGATATGGATACTTAGTATTTGGAGGGGGGCAAGTTGTTGTACCTGTAATGTATAGTGAATTAGTTGAAGTTAATAGATTTATGACAAATCAAGAATTTTTAACAGGCTATGGCTTAGTACAGGGACTACCTGGCCCGATGTTTAGTTTTAGTGCCTATGCTGGGGGGATGGCAAGTAGAGGAGGTTCATACCTAACTCAAATACTTGGTGCTATAACAGGTGGTATTGGTATATTTTTACCAGGTCTTTTATTAATCTATTTTATATATCCTATCTGGGAGAATCTAAAGAAAATAAAAGGCATAAAGATTTCATTAAGAGGCATCAACGCTGTAGCAGGAGGATTAATAACTGTAGCTGCAATAATATTAATGCAGAAAAGTGGTTTTTTTATTGATAATATCCTTATAACATTAATTACAATACTATTATTATTAACAAAAAAGATACCTGCGCCACTAATTGTTTTACTTGTCTTAGTAGCAGGATATATTGTATAA
- a CDS encoding sensor domain-containing diguanylate cyclase, translated as MKKVYNMSISLRTRFAGTITLFMIVLTILLSFVIGQRSTQEVRSEIGNSLAEMAFQMADKLDQYMWSRYGEIEIMTELEALKEPKDFMVIENLLNRLQISFPSFSWIGYINPEGVVKAATGGILREHDISSRPVYIEGMKGHFIGDVHDAVLLSNLLPNPTGEPMKFVDISIPILNSEGQLSGILAAHLSWEWAKEVEISLLEPLRNRKGIELFIVSANDNTILLGPNELIGQTLNLNSINNAGLGKNSWDLEDWGNGKKYLTGYVKANGYMNYPGLDWVVLVRQPIEEAYLTIANLKKFILRLGLVISTLFAIIGWITANKVVKPLQEIAMAADRLKVGEKVAIPKHKGIKEIEILESSLSQLIGSLIHTESALGEMENLAQHDALTGLPNRIALDFHIEEAKKKATRSGLTLTFLYLDLDGFKQVNDLLGHNVGDILLQRVAIILKENVRDDEIVVRLGGDEFLMVLYTSLNKSRENGTVVADRVISALNKPFDINGNIAKIGCSIGGAVWPSDGIDTIEIVRLADEALYISKRTGKNKTTFHQDYDSSLKEEYSV; from the coding sequence ATGAAGAAAGTATATAACATGTCAATTAGTTTGCGTACACGGTTTGCAGGAACAATTACTTTATTTATGATTGTATTAACTATATTATTAAGTTTTGTAATAGGACAAAGGTCTACTCAAGAGGTTAGAAGTGAAATTGGTAACTCTCTTGCAGAAATGGCTTTTCAAATGGCGGATAAACTGGATCAGTATATGTGGTCAAGATATGGGGAAATAGAAATAATGACGGAATTGGAAGCATTAAAAGAGCCTAAGGATTTTATGGTAATCGAAAATTTGCTTAATAGGTTACAAATTAGTTTTCCTTCCTTCTCATGGATTGGTTATATAAACCCAGAAGGAGTAGTAAAAGCTGCTACTGGAGGTATTCTGAGGGAACATGACATATCTAGCCGTCCTGTTTACATAGAAGGTATGAAAGGTCACTTTATTGGTGATGTACATGATGCAGTACTTCTTTCAAATCTATTACCAAATCCTACTGGGGAACCAATGAAGTTTGTGGATATAAGTATACCAATTTTAAATTCAGAAGGTCAATTATCAGGTATATTGGCAGCGCACCTGAGTTGGGAATGGGCGAAGGAAGTTGAGATATCGCTACTAGAGCCTCTAAGAAACCGTAAAGGTATAGAGCTATTTATTGTAAGCGCAAATGATAATACGATTTTATTAGGACCAAATGAGTTAATTGGTCAAACACTTAATCTGAATAGTATAAATAACGCGGGTTTAGGTAAAAACAGTTGGGATTTAGAAGATTGGGGTAATGGCAAGAAATATTTAACAGGTTATGTTAAGGCAAATGGGTACATGAATTATCCAGGTTTGGATTGGGTAGTACTTGTGAGACAACCTATAGAAGAGGCATATTTAACTATTGCTAACTTAAAAAAATTCATTCTAAGACTTGGTCTAGTTATTTCTACTCTATTTGCAATAATTGGATGGATAACGGCAAATAAGGTAGTGAAGCCATTACAAGAAATTGCAATGGCAGCAGATAGATTGAAGGTTGGGGAGAAAGTTGCTATTCCGAAGCATAAAGGTATAAAGGAAATAGAAATATTAGAATCATCTTTAAGTCAATTAATAGGTAGTCTTATCCACACCGAAAGTGCTTTAGGCGAAATGGAGAATTTAGCCCAACACGATGCTTTAACAGGTTTACCAAATAGAATTGCATTGGATTTTCATATTGAAGAGGCAAAGAAGAAAGCGACTAGGAGTGGATTAACACTAACTTTTCTGTATCTGGATTTAGATGGTTTTAAACAAGTTAATGACTTATTAGGTCATAATGTTGGTGATATATTATTACAACGAGTAGCAATAATACTCAAGGAAAATGTCCGGGATGACGAGATAGTAGTTAGACTAGGTGGTGATGAGTTTCTAATGGTACTCTACACTTCTTTAAATAAATCTAGAGAAAACGGTACAGTCGTAGCAGATCGAGTAATTAGTGCACTTAATAAACCCTTTGACATTAATGGAAATATTGCTAAAATAGGCTGTAGTATTGGCGGAGCTGTTTGGCCATCAGATGGTATTGATACAATAGAAATAGTTAGATTAGCTGATGAAGCACTATATATATCAAAACGTACTGGAAAAAATAAAACAACATTTCATCAAGATTATGACAGTTCGTTAAAGGAAGAGTATAGTGTATAG